The Arachis hypogaea cultivar Tifrunner chromosome 16, arahy.Tifrunner.gnm2.J5K5, whole genome shotgun sequence genome contains a region encoding:
- the LOC112697709 gene encoding uncharacterized protein, with the protein MVLIPSLAIPSPPKLRVNLFQCQPCQAHRCSEIHLPHRIFCTRTRSVKVKVSTADHNEPNGVNMQLGVLGEKLRAAIPTSVQEFPWRKAEQIVLERVVFLVQEAAKWSLVLFFVFGSLSDVVYTFSINRELIMPVGLFVGCLMADFLKEISQELFHKSEEKDLKWHLLGLYSFFVFVKFISTRFAIQPHVFLLHVGNGGLMQVLWSWRKSMENATSKSEENNTSNLESS; encoded by the exons ATGGTGCTTATTCCTTCTCTTGCAATTCCTTCCCCTCCCAAGTTACGG GTTAATCTGTTTCAGTGCCAACCTTGCCAAGCCCATCGATGCTCAGAAATACATCTTCCCCACAGAATATTTTGTACTCGAACTCGTTCAGTTAAAGTTAAAGTGTCAACGGCAGACCATAATGAGCCTAACGGGGTTAATATGCAGCTCGGAGTCCTTGGGGAGAAACTCAGAGCAGCAATACCAACATCAGTTCAAGAATTTCCCTGGAGAAAAGCTGAGCAGATAGTTCTAGAAAGAGTAGTTTTTCTTGTGCAAGAGGCAGCGAAGTGGTCTCttgttctattttttgtttttggctCTTTATCGGACGTTGTATATACATTTTCCATAAATCGGGAACTAATAATGCCTGTTGGCCTATTTGTTGGCTGCCTAATGGCCGATTTCTTGAAGGAGATCTCACAAGAACTGTTTCATAAATCCGAG GAAAAGGACTTGAAATGGCATCTTCTGGGCCTATACAGCTTTTTTGTGTTTGTCAAGTTTATATCGACTAGGTTCGCGATACAACCACATGTATTTCTCTTGCATGTTGGAAATGGTGGCTTGATGCAGGTTTTGTGGTCTTGGAGAAAATCTATGGAAAATGCAACAAGCAAGTCAGAAGAGAACAACACCTCCAATTTGGAGTCTTCATGA
- the LOC112697710 gene encoding CSC1-like protein RXW8 codes for MEVAALLTSAGINIAVCVTLFSIYSVLRKQPSNFTVYFGRRVASKRSKNVNFCLERFVPTPSWILKAWETTEDEILAIGGLDAVVFVRILVFSLRVFSIAAAVCLFLVLPVNYHGKDRLHKDIPLESMDVFTIANVQQHSEWLWAHCLALYVITFSACSLLFFEYKSIANLRTLHIIGAPPSPSLFTILVRSVPWSPEESYCETVKKFFSSYHASTYLSHQIIYKCGTVQKMKDDAEHVFRVLKDGTMENTSKPIFTHCCSCGGNANSFQMINIERNSALESTTNTSSDLDMRKKECAAAFVFFKSRYAALLASKILQSSNPMLWVTDIAPEPQDVYWSNICIPYRQLWIRKIATLIASIAFMLVFLLPVTFVQGLTQLDKLQKMFPFLTEILKSKMVNQVVTGYLPSLILVLFLFAVPPMMMLFSSLEGCISRSGRKKSACYKVLYFLIWNVFFVNVFTGSVISQLSVFSSVADLPVQLAKAVPSQATFFTTYIFTSGWASLGCEIMQIYPLLCNFIQRLLKLNDDSQNGTQNFPYHTEVPRILLFGFLGFTNAILAPIMLPFLIIYFFLAYLVYRNQFLNVYVAKYDSGGQYWPIVHNTTVFSLIFAQIIALGVFGVKHSPVASGFTFPLVVGTFLFHQYCRQRFLPSFKSNSAQTAIDMDRRDEESGKLREIHQHLHSAYCQYGLLHDPDLPRCFSHCDPDEEDAQFSPQRSLKGKEILKKEKSGSFHRTSSTKAVVLGGM; via the exons ATGGAAGTTGCTGCTCTGTTGACTTCTGCCGGAATTAATATCGCCGTGTGTGTGACACTCTTCTCAATTTATTCAGTATTAAGAAAACAGCCCAGCAATTTTACTGTGTATTTTGGACGAAGAGTAGCCTCTAAGCGTTCCAAAAATGTTAATTTCTGTTTGGAAAGGTTTGTTCCCACCCCTAGCTGGATATTGAAAGCATGGGAAACAACCGAGGATGAGATACTCGCTATTGGTGGCTTGGATGCTGTGGTTTTTGTCAGGATACTTGTGTTCAG TCTTCGAGTGTTTTCCATTGCTGCTGCCGTCTGCCTTTTTTTAGTGCTTCCAGTGAATTATCATGGTAAGGACAGGTTGCATAAGGATATACCTTTGGAGTCAATGGATGTATTTACTATTGCGAATGTCCAACAACATTCAGAGTG GCTTTGGGCTCATTGTCTCGCATTGTACGTCATAACATTCTCAGcttgttctcttcttttcttt GAGTATAAGAGCATCGCTAACTTGAGGACATTACATATTATTGGAGCGCCTCCAAGTCCAAGTCTTTTCACGATTCTTGTCCGATCAGTTCCCTGGTCTCCTGAAGAATCATACTGTGAAACAGTGAAAAAGTTCTTCTCATCTTACCATGCATCGACATATTTGTCACACCAAATAATCTACAAGTGTGGTACAGTTCAAAAAATGAAG GATGATGCCGAACATGTTTTTAGAGTACTTAAAGATGGTACAATGGAAAATACCTCCAAGCCAATATTTACTCATTGTTGCTCTTGTGGAGGAAACGCAAATTCTTTCCAGATGATAAATATTGAGAGGAATAGTGCACTTGAGTCAACAACCAACACTAGCTCGGATTTGGATATGAGAAAAAAG GAATGTGCAGCTGCTTTTGTGTTTTTCAAAAGTCGGTATGCTGCTCTTCTGGCTTCAAAGATTCTTCAATCATCAAATCCCATGCTATGGGTGACAGATATAGCTCCTGAACCCCAAGATGTTTACTGGTCTAATATTTGCATACCATATAGGCAACTTTGGATCCGGAAGATAGCTACACTTATAGCTTCTATTGCCTTCATGCTAGTGTTCCTTCTCCCTGTCACATTTGTACAGGGCTTGACTCAACTAGACAAGCTTCAAAAAATGTTCCCTTTTCTGACAGAGATACTGAAAAG CAAAATGGTGAATCAGGTGGTGACTGGTTACCTACCAAGTTTGATCttggttttatttttgtttgctgTTCCACCTATGATGATGCTGTTTTCATCACTGGAAGGTTGTATTTCCCGAAGTGGAAGGAAGAAGAGTGCATGCTACAAAGTCTTGTACTTTTTAATCTGGAATGTATTTTTTGTTAATGTCTTTACCGGATCTGTCATCAGTCAACTCTCAGTCTTCTCAAGTGTAGCAGACCTGCCTGTCCAACTTGCGAAGGCAGTGCCATCACAG GCCACCTTCTTCACAACATATATTTTTACATCTGGCTGGGCAAGTTTGGGATGTGAAATTATGCAAATTTATCCACTCCTATGCAATTTTATTCAGAGATTACTCAAGCTTAATGATGATTCACAGAATGGAACCCAAAATTTCCCTTACCACACAGAAGTTCCAAGGATCTTACTATTTGGATTCCTTGGGTTCACCAATGCTATTCTGGCTCCCATAATGTTGCCTTTCTTAATAATCTACTTTTTCCTTGCTTACCTTGTGTACCGAAACCAG tttctgaaTGTGTACGTCGCAAAATACGATAGCGGGGGACAGTACTGGCCAATTGTTCACAACACAACAGTGTTCTCATTGATCTTTGCTCAAATTATTGCACTTGGGGTGTTTGGAGTGAAACATTCACCAGTGGCATCTGGATTCACCTTTCCCCTTGTAGTTGGCACTTTCCTATTTCACCAGTATTGCAGACAACGATTCCTCCCATCATTTAAGAGCAACTCAGCACAG ACTGCCATTGACATGGATCGGAGAGATGAGGAGAGTGGAAAGCTGAGAGAGATTCATCAGCACTTGCATTCAGCCTACTGCCAATACGGTTTGCTGCATGACCCGGACCTACCCCGATGCTTCAGTCATTGCGACCCGGACGAAGAGGATGCTCAGTTTTCTCCACAACGTAGTCTGAAAG GGAAGGAGATTCTTAAAAAAGAGAAATCAGGGTCTTTCCATCGCACTTCGAGTACCAAAGCAGTAGTGCTTGGTGGGATGTAA
- the LOC140180316 gene encoding protein MAIN-LIKE 1-like, translated as MEDERRLYRLDGVAHVAGTIDAEPTRCVYSVRRQQNMSLHDRIIPYLERAGLYHQARLNTHWFWLDEPLVSAFIERWRPETHTFHMPFGECTITLQDVAYQLGLPVDSQAVSGCMTDFHMHIEGARPAWEWFEELFSELPPPDKRKLYTVHFTWFHERFRVLPVDASEETVRIYARAYIMMLLST; from the exons ATGGAGGATGAACGGCGGTTGTACCGGCTCGACGGCGTTGCTCACGTAGCCGGAACCATCGATGCAGAG CCAACCCGATGTGTGTATAGCGTCCGTAGGCAACAGAATATGTCGTTACATGATAGGATCATACCTTACTTAGAGAGGGCTGGGTTGTACCACCAGGCTAGGCTGAACACGCATTGGTTCTGGTTGGATGAACCTCTGGTCAGCGCATTTATTGAGAGGTGGCGGCCTGAGACCCACACTTTCCATATGCCATTCGGAGAGTGTACTATCACGctccaggacgtggcataccagctcGGGCTGCCCGTGGATAGCCAGGCTGTTTCCGGGTGCATGACAGACTTCCACATGCACATTGAGGGAGCCAGACCGGCATGGGAGTGGTTCGAGGAGTTATTTAGTGAGCTTCCGCCGCCGGATAAGAGAAAGTTATACACAGTCCACTTCACATGGTTTCATGAGCGGTTCAGGGTGTTACCAGTGGATGCTTCGGAGGAGACCGTGCGCATATATGCACGTGCGTATATTATGATGCTTCTGTCGACATAG
- the LOC112697711 gene encoding probable pectin methylesterase CGR2, with the protein MSRRPVNPSRRFGDSGGGLFSSSKSRSSSILPIGLVVLGGLFFIVYMHKGSGGSGGHLDSVSRIEGDYLCSGEVQQAIPILQKAYGDSMHKVLHVGPDSCFVVSKLLRQEETEAWGIEPYDIEDADSNCKALIRRGSVRVADIKFPLPYRPKSFSLVVVSDALDYLSPRYLNKTLPDLARVSADGIAIFTGFPTQQKAKVADVSKFGRAAKMRSSSWWTKFFAQINLEENESASKKFEQASTKGSYEPKCQIFHLKSLP; encoded by the exons ATGTCTCGGAGACCGGTGAATCCTTCGAGAAGGTTCGGAGACAGTGGCGGTGGATTGTTCTCAAGTTCGAAATCGAGGTCCTCGTCAATTTTGCCTATTGGCCTCGTAGTCTTG GGTGGTCTGTTTTTCATTGTCTATATGCATAAGGGATCAG GTGGATCTGGTGGTCACTTAGATTCTGTTAGCAGGATTGAAg GTGATTATTTGTGCAGTGGAGAGGTCCAACAAGCCATTCCTATTTTACAGAAAGCATATGGAGACAGCATGCATAAAGTTTTGCATGTTGGACCTGATAGTTGTTTTGTGGTCTCCAAATTGTTAAGGCAGGAAGAAACTGAAGCTTGGGGTATTGAACCGTATGATATAGAGGATGCCGATAGTAATTGCAAAGCACTTATCCGTAGAGGCAGTGTGCGTGTGGCAGATATCAAATTTCCTCTTCCATACAGGCCAAAATCTTTCTCACTTGTAGTCGTTTCAGATGCTCTGGATTACTTATCTCCCAGATACCTCAATAAAACACTTCCTGATTTGGCAAGGGTATCAGCAGATGGTATAGCGATATTTACTG GCTTTCCGACTCAACAAAAGGCCAAGGTTGCAGATGTTTCTAAGTTTGGAAGAGCG GCCAAGATGAGAAGTTCATCCTGGTGGACCAAGTTTTTCGCTCAGATTAACTTAGAAGAGAATGAATCTGCTTCTAAGAAGTTTGAACAAGCTTCAACAAAGGGCTCATATGAACCAAAATGCCAGATATTCCACCTAAAGTCCCTCCCTTGA